From one Leptospira stimsonii genomic stretch:
- a CDS encoding acetyl-CoA C-acetyltransferase — MSNAYVIDAVRTPRGKGKKRGTLASIHPQELSAATLNAIQERNGIKPEIVEEVVMGCVSQVDDQAACIARYAVMAALWPNSVPGYTVNRFCGSGLQAVNNAANHVQSGSMQIALGGGVESMSRVKMGADLNGRDFNIGNPNIQKHYNLVPQGISADLIATKFGISREEADRFAESSQIKADHAIKSGYFKKSIIPVKTEDGTIVDSDENPRIESTFEWLSDLGPVFKTIGEKELDAIALKSYPEISKINHIHTLGNSSGIVDGAASVLLASDEGVKKYGLKPRARIVAMASTGEDPTIMLTGPVSASKKALALAGLKPDDIDLWEINEAFASVVLYTQKSLGIPSEKINVNGGAIALGHPLGATGAILLGTALDELERRQQRYALMTLCIGGGMGIATIIERI; from the coding sequence ATGTCAAACGCCTATGTAATCGATGCAGTTCGAACTCCGAGAGGGAAAGGGAAAAAAAGAGGAACTCTTGCTTCCATTCACCCTCAAGAACTTTCCGCCGCGACCTTAAATGCAATCCAAGAAAGAAACGGGATTAAACCGGAAATCGTTGAAGAAGTAGTAATGGGATGTGTATCTCAAGTTGACGATCAAGCGGCATGTATTGCACGTTATGCGGTCATGGCCGCGCTCTGGCCTAATTCGGTTCCTGGATATACGGTAAACCGCTTCTGCGGATCCGGACTTCAAGCAGTAAACAATGCCGCGAATCACGTTCAATCGGGTTCTATGCAAATCGCACTCGGCGGCGGAGTAGAATCCATGTCCCGTGTAAAAATGGGAGCGGACTTAAACGGAAGAGATTTCAATATCGGGAATCCTAATATTCAAAAACACTATAATTTAGTCCCTCAGGGAATCTCCGCGGATCTTATCGCGACCAAGTTCGGAATCTCTCGCGAAGAGGCGGATCGTTTTGCGGAATCCTCTCAAATCAAAGCGGACCATGCGATTAAATCCGGTTATTTCAAAAAATCGATCATTCCTGTAAAAACGGAAGACGGCACAATTGTCGATAGCGACGAAAATCCCCGTATCGAATCCACTTTTGAATGGCTCTCAGACCTTGGTCCGGTATTCAAAACGATCGGCGAGAAAGAGTTAGACGCAATCGCTCTAAAATCCTATCCCGAAATTTCTAAAATCAACCACATTCATACATTAGGAAATTCTTCTGGAATCGTAGACGGAGCCGCATCGGTTCTCCTCGCTTCGGATGAAGGAGTAAAAAAATACGGACTGAAACCTCGCGCGCGCATCGTAGCAATGGCTTCTACCGGAGAAGATCCAACAATTATGCTTACAGGACCGGTCTCCGCATCTAAGAAAGCGCTCGCGTTGGCCGGTCTCAAGCCGGATGATATTGATCTCTGGGAAATCAACGAAGCGTTCGCTTCCGTGGTTCTCTACACTCAAAAATCACTTGGAATTCCTTCGGAAAAGATCAACGTAAACGGAGGAGCAATTGCCCTGGGTCACCCTCTCGGTGCAACCGGTGCGATTCTCCTCGGAACTGCGTTAGACGAACTTGAAAGAAGACAACAACGTTATGCGCTCATGACTCTCTGTATCGGCGGCGGAATGGGTATCGCAACGATCATAGAAAGAATCTAA
- a CDS encoding YheT family hydrolase, producing the protein MLQNLKTPKFDPKGILKYPFIQTALASLAWNLPKEMAFLENAQRMILDVGKGVKLEGSFSKQKKQKTKGLLILLHGWEGSIKSTYILRTSHRFYEQGYDIFRLNYRDHGDTHHLNPAPFNGSLIEETYEAARKASFLAEKNVPVFIIGFSLGGNFTLRIARVHSHSEKKLNQLKHCIAISPAIHPKDATILMDKKLIIGRYFLKKWKESIEKKQRHFPTIVPYKDILKERSVMKMTERLIESSDDFRDLDHYFGTYTLGERELSEILTPTTIVTSKDDPIIRGESFLALHPNRNVRISIQNFGGHNGFLEDWNGSCWYFKVLEEIF; encoded by the coding sequence ATGTTGCAAAACCTAAAGACTCCAAAATTCGATCCGAAAGGAATCCTAAAATATCCATTTATTCAAACAGCCCTCGCATCTTTAGCTTGGAATTTACCGAAGGAAATGGCGTTCTTAGAAAATGCGCAGAGGATGATCCTGGATGTAGGCAAAGGAGTGAAATTAGAAGGTTCCTTTAGCAAACAGAAAAAACAAAAAACGAAGGGGCTCCTGATTCTTCTTCATGGTTGGGAAGGGAGCATTAAATCAACTTATATCCTGAGAACTTCGCATCGCTTTTATGAGCAAGGATACGACATCTTTCGCCTCAATTATAGGGATCATGGGGATACGCACCATCTCAATCCAGCCCCCTTCAACGGGAGCCTAATCGAAGAGACCTATGAGGCGGCGAGAAAAGCCAGCTTTCTTGCAGAAAAAAATGTTCCTGTTTTTATTATAGGATTCTCCTTAGGTGGAAATTTCACTCTGAGAATTGCAAGAGTTCATTCTCATTCTGAGAAAAAGCTGAATCAATTGAAACATTGTATTGCGATTTCGCCAGCGATTCATCCAAAAGATGCAACGATTCTAATGGATAAGAAACTTATCATCGGTCGCTATTTTCTTAAGAAATGGAAGGAATCCATTGAAAAGAAACAACGTCATTTTCCGACAATCGTTCCTTATAAAGACATTCTTAAGGAGCGTTCCGTGATGAAGATGACGGAAAGATTGATCGAATCTTCGGACGATTTTCGTGATTTGGATCATTACTTTGGAACTTACACTTTGGGGGAGCGGGAACTCTCTGAAATTTTGACTCCTACAACAATTGTCACTTCGAAAGACGATCCAATCATTCGCGGGGAGAGCTTTCTCGCGCTTCACCCGAATCGAAATGTTCGAATTTCGATTCAAAATTTCGGAGGTCATAATGGTTTTCTTGAGGACTGGAATGGTTCGTGTTGGTATTTTAAAGTCTTGGAGGAAATTTTTTAG
- a CDS encoding acyltransferase family protein, with translation MNKKRILSLDLFRGMTVAGMILVNNPGSWSFIYGPLKHAKWNGCTPTDLVFPFFLFAVGASIPVALNSKKEISKGRIWTLILKRSLILFGIGLFLNFFGEWSLEHLRIPGVLQRIAFVYFIVSSFYLFLIPDPNKKREFKNDSFWREKISEGSILLFLLLLLSIHTWVLTNVTVPEAASISLEEGKDIGAWMDRNIFGEKHLWKFSKTWDPEGFFSGVAALSSALIGMFCGKLLLSEENAKIRILLLMGIGALLSFGGLFWERFLPMNKSLWTGSYSVYTAGLAFLCVAFFEFFELRNEDQENSNVFPEMIFQPFLVFGKNAILVFAASGLVARTFNLWMIEGSAGKLVSLKVFFYQKLNLLFNSYNASLTYALIQLLIWWGILSLLDKKKIYLKV, from the coding sequence ATGAATAAAAAGAGAATTTTGTCTTTGGATCTTTTTCGAGGAATGACCGTCGCGGGAATGATTTTAGTAAACAATCCCGGTTCTTGGTCGTTTATCTACGGACCTCTCAAACACGCAAAATGGAACGGTTGTACTCCGACCGATTTGGTATTTCCCTTTTTTCTTTTCGCTGTCGGAGCGTCCATTCCGGTTGCATTGAACTCCAAGAAAGAAATTTCCAAAGGAAGAATTTGGACTCTTATATTAAAACGAAGTTTGATCTTATTCGGGATCGGACTCTTTCTTAATTTTTTTGGAGAATGGTCTCTGGAGCATTTGAGAATTCCCGGCGTTCTTCAAAGAATTGCGTTCGTATATTTTATCGTTTCTTCATTCTATTTATTTCTGATCCCCGATCCGAATAAAAAAAGAGAATTCAAGAATGATTCTTTTTGGAGAGAAAAAATTTCGGAAGGAAGTATTCTTCTTTTTTTGCTCCTCCTTTTATCGATCCATACTTGGGTTTTAACGAACGTGACCGTGCCCGAGGCCGCTTCGATTTCTCTTGAAGAAGGAAAGGATATCGGTGCCTGGATGGACCGAAACATTTTCGGAGAAAAACATCTCTGGAAATTTTCAAAAACTTGGGACCCGGAGGGTTTTTTCAGCGGCGTTGCGGCTCTATCGAGCGCGTTGATCGGAATGTTCTGCGGAAAACTATTGTTAAGCGAAGAAAATGCAAAAATAAGAATTCTACTTCTTATGGGAATAGGCGCCTTACTCTCGTTTGGCGGTCTTTTTTGGGAACGTTTTCTTCCGATGAACAAGAGTCTTTGGACGGGAAGTTATTCCGTTTATACGGCGGGTCTTGCGTTTCTTTGTGTCGCTTTTTTCGAATTCTTCGAACTACGAAACGAAGATCAAGAGAATTCGAATGTTTTCCCGGAAATGATTTTTCAGCCGTTTCTCGTTTTCGGGAAGAATGCTATTTTGGTCTTTGCGGCTTCGGGACTCGTCGCGAGAACCTTCAATCTTTGGATGATTGAGGGAAGCGCAGGAAAGTTGGTTTCTTTGAAAGTGTTTTTTTATCAAAAGTTGAATTTACTTTTTAATTCATATAACGCTTCCCTGACATACGCGTTGATTCAACTTTTGATTTGGTGGGGAATTCTGAGCCTCCTGGATAAGAAGAAAATCTATCTTAAAGTCTAA
- a CDS encoding DUF1564 family protein: MRDINSIDKNVICSSLKGPKITCSFLIPLDLMKRLPNAERRSIGKNINFLLRQYGRRLKENKRLSQKALTIKYQKAGKSLIKVNSRIFPEEWAMLSVLASSHGISRCFLYCILIQIFLSDRTKRNTKFLQNFFPSEFESFIWSIDLKDKVIRRILYEGSVISSS, translated from the coding sequence GTGCGGGACATTAATAGTATAGATAAGAACGTAATTTGCTCCTCACTCAAAGGACCTAAAATTACGTGTAGCTTTTTGATTCCTTTGGACTTAATGAAAAGATTACCAAATGCAGAAAGACGAAGTATTGGGAAGAATATCAATTTTTTATTACGCCAGTACGGTCGGCGATTAAAAGAAAACAAGAGACTCTCTCAAAAAGCATTAACAATAAAGTATCAAAAGGCCGGAAAATCTTTAATAAAAGTTAATTCCAGAATTTTTCCAGAAGAATGGGCGATGCTGAGTGTATTAGCGTCTTCTCATGGAATCTCAAGATGTTTCTTATATTGTATCCTTATACAAATATTTTTATCAGATAGAACGAAACGAAATACTAAGTTTCTTCAAAATTTCTTCCCCTCCGAGTTCGAATCATTCATCTGGTCCATTGATCTTAAAGATAAGGTTATTAGGAGAATTCTCTATGAAGGAAGCGTGATTTCATCTTCTTGA
- a CDS encoding LIC_13029 family protein: MAEAQSQNPPKSTNLDESDLKILKSKKTSRELSVLLYRVLYRTDEVRQGSVKVLKETFLRTHTNHPELFPILDRAKFAKDMINLYRTSTTLSPDKLELFFNGIHASFQNEIRYFVGKSTQFSFDIIFLVIETILNEMNLPENERSVNMKDRENILKNFKAYNDLSKIFNKIGNTKVVIDKKDDIITEISILHKDITITSIESMFRHILAQLLLSKKYNCGNLIEKWAQEYGMEDNASSMKRVIVEATPLTEFRVQFTNAVKILKDENELDLMFLRTLANYYASWVTQVSEQIPS; this comes from the coding sequence ATGGCAGAAGCGCAAAGCCAGAATCCTCCAAAGTCTACGAATCTTGACGAGTCTGATCTTAAGATTCTCAAATCGAAAAAAACTTCCCGCGAACTTTCGGTTCTTCTCTATCGAGTCCTTTACAGAACGGACGAGGTCAGACAAGGCTCCGTTAAAGTTCTTAAAGAAACGTTTTTAAGAACCCATACCAATCACCCGGAGCTTTTTCCCATTTTGGATCGAGCGAAGTTCGCTAAGGATATGATCAATCTTTATAGAACTTCCACAACCCTTTCTCCGGATAAACTGGAACTGTTCTTCAACGGAATTCACGCTTCTTTTCAAAACGAGATCCGTTATTTTGTGGGAAAGTCCACACAATTCTCCTTTGATATTATCTTTCTCGTCATTGAAACGATTTTGAACGAGATGAATCTTCCCGAAAACGAAAGAAGCGTAAACATGAAGGATCGGGAAAACATCCTCAAGAATTTTAAAGCGTACAACGATCTCTCAAAAATTTTCAATAAGATCGGAAATACAAAGGTTGTGATCGATAAGAAAGACGACATTATCACCGAAATATCGATCCTTCATAAGGATATTACGATCACTTCCATTGAAAGTATGTTTCGCCACATTTTGGCTCAGCTTCTTCTTTCCAAAAAATACAATTGCGGGAATTTAATCGAGAAATGGGCGCAAGAATATGGGATGGAAGACAACGCTTCCTCCATGAAACGAGTGATCGTTGAGGCGACCCCACTTACGGAATTCAGGGTTCAATTCACGAATGCGGTAAAAATCCTAAAGGACGAAAACGAATTGGATTTGATGTTTTTAAGAACTCTTGCGAACTACTACGCTTCCTGGGTGACTCAGGTTTCGGAACAAATTCCTTCTTAA
- a CDS encoding DUF1566 domain-containing protein, whose translation MFNFRILALRFFFSLSILIHSSCYLNPYFRDLVSPEDKKESPLALLLLFVGAPIFKGDVIFFPQTGLSWMRCTLGQTFDPSANTCTTISVAPIYCSSLDNQCNGNLLGGVLSSGPAFDACAGFSSSNATGSWRVPTHLELKSIVSCSNGTDLKNFTDTQTCGTGFDVPTIRKDWFPGTPTNNPIEFWSSTSDPSNATYAWKVNFSTGATNRTAGKNSSGYLRCVSGSP comes from the coding sequence ATGTTTAATTTTCGGATTCTAGCACTTCGATTTTTTTTCTCTCTCTCGATCTTGATTCATTCTTCTTGTTATCTGAATCCTTATTTTCGAGATCTTGTCTCCCCTGAAGATAAAAAAGAGTCTCCTCTGGCGCTCCTTTTACTTTTTGTAGGAGCGCCTATTTTCAAGGGGGATGTTATCTTCTTTCCTCAAACGGGTCTTTCTTGGATGCGTTGCACACTTGGTCAAACTTTTGATCCTTCCGCAAACACCTGTACAACAATCTCCGTCGCTCCCATCTATTGTTCTTCCTTGGATAATCAGTGCAATGGAAATCTTTTAGGCGGGGTTCTTTCTTCGGGGCCAGCCTTTGATGCCTGCGCAGGTTTTAGTTCTTCCAATGCCACTGGATCTTGGAGAGTTCCCACGCACTTAGAGTTGAAGTCGATCGTTTCCTGTTCGAATGGGACGGATCTGAAGAATTTCACTGACACTCAAACTTGCGGAACTGGTTTCGATGTCCCTACGATTCGTAAGGATTGGTTTCCAGGAACTCCCACAAATAATCCGATTGAATTTTGGTCTAGCACGAGCGATCCCTCGAACGCCACCTATGCCTGGAAAGTGAACTTTAGCACAGGAGCGACGAATCGGACCGCTGGGAAGAATTCTTCTGGATACCTTCGTTGTGTCTCAGGCTCCCCTTAA
- a CDS encoding aldo/keto reductase: MPQKALNQSVTLNNGVTMPIFGLGVWKTKSGKECTEAVLSALEAGYRHIDTAKIYSNEEDVGKAIRESGIPRKEIFITTKLWNADQGTEKTRKALEQSLEKLGIDQVDLYLIHFPVTSRRLDSWKELEKAYHDKLCNAIGVSNFMIPHLTELLNESTITPAVNQVEFHPFLNQIELLDYCKNHKIQLEAYSPLAHGQKIDDPQIAKIGKKYGKTPAQILIRWAIEQNIVVIPKSTKKERIIENANVFDFKISEEDMKILNSLDENFRTCWDPSEVA; the protein is encoded by the coding sequence ATGCCACAAAAAGCGCTCAATCAATCCGTAACACTCAACAACGGAGTCACAATGCCGATCTTCGGACTTGGAGTTTGGAAAACAAAATCGGGAAAGGAATGCACCGAAGCGGTTCTCTCCGCGTTGGAAGCCGGTTACAGACATATCGATACTGCAAAAATTTATTCGAACGAAGAAGACGTGGGGAAGGCGATTCGTGAGAGCGGGATCCCGAGAAAAGAAATCTTTATAACTACTAAATTATGGAATGCCGATCAAGGAACTGAAAAAACGCGAAAGGCTTTAGAACAGAGTTTAGAAAAACTCGGGATCGATCAAGTGGATCTGTATCTCATTCATTTTCCTGTGACTTCTCGAAGATTGGATTCCTGGAAGGAATTGGAAAAGGCGTATCACGATAAACTCTGTAATGCGATCGGAGTGAGCAATTTTATGATTCCTCACTTAACGGAATTGTTAAACGAATCGACGATAACTCCTGCAGTCAATCAGGTCGAATTTCATCCTTTCCTAAATCAAATCGAACTTCTCGATTATTGCAAGAATCATAAAATTCAACTGGAAGCCTACAGCCCACTCGCTCACGGACAAAAGATAGACGACCCGCAAATCGCAAAGATCGGAAAAAAATACGGTAAGACTCCGGCTCAGATTCTGATCCGATGGGCGATCGAACAAAACATAGTCGTCATTCCGAAATCGACAAAAAAAGAAAGAATCATAGAAAACGCGAACGTTTTTGATTTTAAGATTTCGGAAGAGGATATGAAAATCCTAAATTCCCTGGATGAGAATTTTAGGACGTGTTGGGATCCTTCGGAAGTCGCCTGA
- a CDS encoding LIC_13076 family protein, whose amino-acid sequence MKNLLVHLFSFQIHSKIGFLILIFFLSCKSFVLNGVRGGAFTPPPNGTQKDSKLLDTSCKPILKQTQWYLLFGSFPINRVNSSEILPDTNENYRVTIKTTWMDGVLSVLLGIAASVTRKTIEVESCDGGEIAPLKNSPVPMDKTETKSENPKWKEEFLKQNEKQWKDEVQERFFSEKEEEVESIWKKEMRNSKNLSVLFLKSGEIVKGKVTRIDGEGVKLFFKGQEKTFKRADVLKVRFQD is encoded by the coding sequence GTGAAGAATCTACTCGTGCATTTGTTTTCTTTTCAGATCCATTCCAAAATTGGATTCTTAATTCTTATTTTTTTTCTTTCTTGCAAAAGTTTCGTTCTGAATGGCGTGAGAGGGGGAGCTTTTACTCCTCCTCCTAACGGAACCCAAAAGGATTCAAAACTTTTAGATACTTCTTGTAAGCCGATTCTCAAGCAAACGCAGTGGTATCTCCTTTTTGGTTCCTTTCCGATAAATCGTGTGAACTCCTCGGAAATTCTTCCTGATACGAATGAAAACTATCGAGTAACGATCAAAACCACTTGGATGGACGGTGTCCTGAGCGTTCTTCTTGGAATTGCCGCTTCCGTTACTCGAAAAACAATCGAAGTGGAAAGTTGTGATGGCGGAGAAATTGCGCCTCTTAAGAATTCTCCGGTTCCAATGGACAAAACGGAAACCAAGTCGGAAAATCCAAAATGGAAAGAAGAATTCTTAAAACAAAACGAAAAACAATGGAAGGATGAAGTTCAAGAACGTTTCTTCTCCGAGAAAGAGGAAGAAGTAGAATCTATCTGGAAAAAAGAAATGAGAAATTCTAAAAATCTTTCCGTTCTCTTTCTGAAATCCGGTGAGATTGTAAAAGGAAAAGTGACCCGGATCGATGGTGAGGGTGTTAAGCTCTTCTTCAAAGGTCAGGAGAAGACGTTTAAGCGCGCCGATGTCCTAAAAGTCCGCTTTCAAGATTAA
- a CDS encoding DUF2804 domain-containing protein produces MKIIGSENKVNYGVFDGPVEFNYKEFQLLDFFGKEISGLKKRFAFKRFNYIGIITEEFLIGFAAVSLGYVYNVFAYLYHYKDGILYEFDTKGLDLGSSLLFPANPDEYKIQFKKGASFLSIEKSHSKGKLLVDAFLGKKLRFKFSADYGLKTHSPLRVLNPSEPTHWTFTEKCSPLIPSSLELSFQDRPLVFDPKKVTVLYDWSGGYLRRETNWYWAAFSSILPDKTTIGANFAALVNESFFSENAYWINHERQRVPRLIFDFSQKDPYKPWKIYDEEGLVELDFVPEGERKDKMNLIFSKLYFRQFVGKFSGRFRTAKGKEVTFKDVYGFTEFHRSLW; encoded by the coding sequence ATGAAAATAATCGGTTCCGAAAATAAAGTCAATTATGGCGTTTTTGATGGTCCAGTTGAATTCAATTATAAGGAATTTCAACTGCTCGACTTCTTTGGAAAAGAGATAAGCGGCTTAAAGAAACGTTTTGCTTTTAAAAGATTCAATTACATAGGAATCATAACGGAAGAATTCCTAATCGGTTTTGCCGCCGTAAGTCTAGGTTACGTGTATAACGTATTCGCGTATCTTTATCACTATAAAGATGGGATTCTCTATGAGTTCGATACGAAAGGATTGGATCTTGGAAGTTCCTTATTATTCCCTGCGAACCCGGACGAGTATAAGATTCAATTTAAGAAAGGGGCTTCCTTTCTTTCGATCGAGAAGTCGCATTCGAAAGGAAAGCTTCTCGTGGACGCATTCCTTGGGAAGAAACTTCGGTTTAAATTTTCCGCGGATTACGGTTTAAAAACCCATTCTCCATTGAGGGTGTTAAATCCCTCCGAACCGACCCATTGGACCTTTACCGAAAAATGTTCACCGCTGATACCGAGTTCCCTCGAGCTTTCCTTTCAAGATCGTCCTCTCGTTTTCGATCCTAAAAAAGTCACTGTCCTTTACGATTGGTCCGGAGGATATCTTAGAAGGGAAACCAATTGGTATTGGGCGGCGTTTAGTTCGATTCTTCCCGATAAGACGACGATCGGCGCTAACTTTGCGGCTCTGGTAAACGAATCGTTCTTTTCCGAGAACGCATATTGGATCAATCACGAGAGGCAGAGGGTTCCACGGTTGATTTTTGATTTTTCTCAGAAAGATCCGTATAAACCTTGGAAAATATACGATGAGGAAGGATTGGTGGAGTTGGACTTTGTTCCCGAAGGGGAACGAAAAGATAAGATGAATTTGATCTTTTCAAAATTATATTTTAGACAATTTGTGGGAAAATTTTCCGGAAGATTTAGGACGGCAAAGGGAAAAGAAGTAACATTTAAGGATGTTTACGGATTTACCGAATTTCATCGATCGCTTTGGTAG